Proteins encoded by one window of Esox lucius isolate fEsoLuc1 chromosome 4, fEsoLuc1.pri, whole genome shotgun sequence:
- the rps6kal gene encoding ribosomal protein S6 kinase alpha-6 isoform X7, which produces MFTEEDVKFYLAELALALDHLHHLGIVYRDLKPENILLDEAGHIKLTDFGLSKESVDVDKKAYSFCGTVEYMAPEVVNRRGHTQSADWWSLGVLMFEMLTGTLPFQGKDRNETMNMILKAKLGMPQFLSLDAQSLLRMLFKRNPANRLGAGADGVEEIKRHTFFSTIDWNKLFRRELQPPFKPAAGKPDDTFCFDPEFTAKTPKDSPGIPPSANAHQLFKGFSFVAPASLEDTKVSPLLSILPVVQVHTLPLLSMLSVVQVHTLPLLSMLSVVQVHTLPLLSMLSVVQVHTLPLLSMLSVVQVHTLPLLSMLSVVQVHTLPLLSMLSVVQVHTLPLLSMLSVVQVHTLPLLSMLSVVQVHTLPLLSMLSVVQMHGGSSQFSDQYELHEDIGVGSYSICKRCVHRVSTVDYAVKIIDKSKRDPSEEIEILMRYGQHPNIITLKDVYDEGRYVYVVTELMKGGELLDKILRQKFFSEREASAVLYTIAKTVDYLHCQGVVHRDLKPSNILYMDDSGNPDSIRICDFGFSKQLRGGNGLLLTPCYTANFVAPEVLMRQGYDAACDIWSLGVLLYTMLAGCTPFANGPNDTPEEILLRIGTGKFSLTGGNWDTVSDSSKDLLSKMLHVDPHQRYSAEQVLKHAWITQRDTLPHFQLTRHDAPHLVKGAMAATYSALSQKTCQPVLEPVAASSLAQRRSMKKLTSTDM; this is translated from the exons ATGTTTACAGAGGAAGATGTCAAGTTCTACCTAGCAGAGCTGGCTCTAGCCCTGGACCACCTGCATCACCTCGGCATCGTTTACAGAGACCTCAAACCAGAGAA cATTTTATTAGATGAAGCTGGACATATCAAACTAACAG ACTTTGGGCTGAGTAAGGAGTCAGTGGACGTGGATAAGAAGGCCTACTCCTTCTGTGGGACGGTGGAGTACATGGCTCCCGAAGTGGTCAATAGGAGAGGTCACACCCAGAGTGCTGACTGGTGGAGCCTTGGAGTACTaatg TTTGAAATGCTGACCGGGACATTACCATTCCAGGGGAAAGACCGCAACGAGACCATGAACATGATCCTTAA AGCTAAGTTAGGAATGCCTCAGTTTCTGAGTCTAGACGCCCAGTCTCTCCTGAGAATGCTTTTCAAACGCAACCCTGCCAACCGCCTGG GTGCAGGGGCTGATGGGGTGGAGGAGATTAAACGACACACCTTCTTCTCAACTATTGACTGGAAC AAGTTGTTCAGGCGGGAGCTGCAACCTCCATTCAAACCCGCCGCAGGAAAACCTGACGACACCTTCTGCTTCGACCCCGAGTTTACTGCTAAAACACCGAAAG actCCCCAGGTATTCCTCCCAGTGCAAACGCCCATCAACTGTTCAAAGGGTTCAGCTTCGTTGCTCCAGCCTCTCTGGAAGATACCAAGGTCTCCCCTCTACTCAGCATACTACCTGTTGTACAGGTACACACACTCCCTCTACTCAGCATGCTGTCTGTTGTACAGGTACACACACTCCCTCTACTCAGCATGCTGTCTGTTGTACAGGTACACACACTCCCTCTACTCAGCATGCTGTCTGTTGTACAGGTACACACACTCCCTCTACTCAGCATGCTGTCTGTTGTACAGGTACACACACTCCCTCTACTCAGCATGCTGTCTGTTGTACAGGTACACACACTCCCTCTACTCAGCATGCTGTCTGTTGTACAGGTACACACACTCCCTCTACTCAGCATGCTGTCTGTTGTACAGGTACACACACTCCCTCTACTCAGCATGCTGTCTGTTGTACAGGTACACACACTCCCTCTACTCAGCATGCTGTCTGTTGTACAG atgcaTGGTGGATCGTCCCAGTTCTCAGATCAGTATGAGCTCCATGAGGACATTGGCGTTGGATCGTATTCTATCTGTAAACGTTGCGTTCACAGAGTTTCAACGGTGGACTATGCTGTCAAG ATCATTGACAAGAGTAAGAGAGACCCGTCAGAGGAGATTGAGATTCTGATGAGATACGGTCAACACCCCAACATCATTACACTCAAAGAC gtgtatGATGAGGGCAGATATGTTTATGTTGTAACTGAGCTGATGAAAGGAGGAGAGTTGCTGGATAAGATCCTGAGACAGAAGTTCTTCTCTGAGAGGGAAGCCAGTGCTGTTCTTTACACCATCGCCAAGACCGTTGACTACCTCCACTGTCAAGGG GTGGTCCATAGAGACTTGAAGCCCAGTAACATTCTGTACATGGATGATAGTGGGAACCCTGACTCCATCAGGATCTGTGACTTTGGTTTCTCCAAACAGCTCAGAGGAGGAAATGGTCTGCTGCTAACTCCATGCTACACTGCTAACTTTGTAGCTCCTGAG gtgctgATGCGTCAGGGATACGATGCCGCGTGTGATATCTGGAGTCTCGGGGTGTTGCTCTACACCATGTTAGCTGGATGCACTCCCTTTGCTAACGGCCCTAACGACACGCCTGAGGAGATCCTGCTGAGGATTGGGACCGGGAAGTTCTCCCTGACTGGGGGGAACTGGGACACAGTGTCTGACAGCTCCAAG gacCTTCTCTCTAAGATGCTACATGTTGATCCTCACCAGCGCTATTCAGCTGAGCAGGTCCTAAAACACGCCTGGATCACACAAAGAGACACGCTACCACACTTCCAACTCACACGCCACGACGCACCTCACCTCGTAAAG